The genomic window GGTTGGCCAGCTCCTGCAGCTGTCGCATGTGGGCGTAGGCCATCTCGATCGTGTACACGGTGAGTGTCATCTCCTGTATGGATCGTCGCTATGGATCATTGTGATCGTTTGAAAGATTCACAGGGCTCAACCCCTGTGTGCCTTAGATTCTACACGTAAACTTGCGGTATCGCTGAACAATGGAAGGCACAGGCATATGGACGCCGTGGATAGGCAGCTCATCCAGGCCCTGCGCGAGAACGGCCGCGCCTCGTACGCAGAGCTCGGCCGGCTCGTCGGGCTCTCCGGTCCCTCCGTCACCGACCGCATCAACCGCCTTGAGGCGGCGGGTGTCATCACGGGCTACCGGGCGACCGTCGACGCCGCCTCGCTCGGCCTCGGCGTCACCGCGCTGATCGGCATCTCCCTCTCCGACGCCGCCGACCACGAGGACGTGGCGCGCCGGCTGCGCGATCTCGCGGAGATCGAGGACTGCTGGTTCATCGCGGGCGACGACTCGTACATGCTCAAGGTGCGGGCGTCCGACGTCGACGGGCTGGAGAAGACGATCCGCCGGCTCTCCGGGACCAAGGGCGTGTCCCGGACGCGTACGACGATCGTGCTGTCGACGAAGTGGGAGAACCGGGTCGGCGACCTCCCCGAGGAAGAGGGCTGACGCGGAGGGCCGATGGGGGTCCCCCCGGCTGCGAAGTGCGGGGGAGGCGGGGGAGTACGGTGGGTCCGGCCGGATTTGGTTGACGTATGGGAGGCGGCCTGATGACTGCATCTGTCCAAGATGTGGGCTTCAAGCGCGAGCTGGAGGACAAGGTCCGGGCCGGAGAGCGGCTGACCCGTGAGGACGGCATCGCGCTCTACGAGTCGGACGACCTGGCCTGGCTCGGCGGCCTCGCCCACGAGGTGCGTACGCGCAAGAACGGCGACGTCGTCCACTTCAACGTCAACCGGCACCTCAACATGACGAACGTGTGCACGGCTTCGTGCGCGTACTGCTCGTTCCAGCGCAAGCCGGGCGAGAAGGACGCGTACACCATGCGCATCGAGGAGGCCGTCCGCCTCGCCAAGGCGATGGAGAACGACAACCTCACCGAGCTGCACATCGTCAACGGGCTCCACCCGAACCTGCCCTGGCGCTACTACCCGCGCTCCCTGAGCGAGCTGAAGAAGGCCCTGCCGAACGTCTCGCTGAAGGCGTTCACGGCCACGGAGATCCACCACTTCGAGACCATCTCCGGGCTCTCCGCCTCCGAGATCCTCGACGAGCTCATCGACGCCGGCCTGGAGTCGCTGACCGGCGGCGGCGCCGAGATCTTCGACTGGGAGGTCCGCCGGCACATCGTCGACCACCGCACCCACTGGGAGGACTGGTCGCGCATCCACCGCCTCGCGCACGAGAAGGGCCTCAAGACCCCGTGCACGATGCTGTACGGGCACATCGAGGAGCCGCGCCACCGTGTGGACCACGTGCTGCGGCTGCGTGAACTCCAGGACGAGACCGGCGGTTTCCAGGTCTTCATCCCGCTGCGCTACCAGCACGACTTCGTCGACATGCAGGACGGCAAGGTCCGCAACAAGCTCCAGGCGCGCACCACGATGGCGACGGGCGCCGAGGCGCTGAAGACCTTCGCGGTCTCCCGGCTGCTCTTCGACAACGTCCAGCACGTCAAGGTCTTCTGGGTGATGCACGGCGTCCAGACCGCCCAGCTGGCGCTCCAGCACGGCGCGGACGACATGGACGGCTCGGTCGTCGAGTACAAGATCACGCACGACGCCGACAACTACGGCACCCCGAACAAGCTCACCCGTGACGACCTGCTGGAGCTCATCCGCGACGCCGGCTTCCGCCCGGTGGAGCGCAACACCCGCTACGAGATCATCCGCGAGTACCCGGGCCCGGACCCGGAGCGCCGCGAGTCGCCCCAGCCGATGCGGGTCTGACCCGTGACCCTGGAATTCCGGCTCGACCCGCCGGTCGGGCCCGAGCTTCGTGACGGCGTGCTCGCGCTCTGGACCGAGGTGTCCAACGCGGGCGGCGCCGTCGGCTTCGTACCGCCGGTGACCCCCGAGGACGTCCGTCCCGCCTGGCTCAAGCACCTGGCCGACATGACCGAGGGCCGCACCCGGCTCGTCGCGGGGTACGACGCGACGGGCACGGTCGCCGCGACCGCCTTCCTCACGCACAACACGCACCGGCTGATGCGGCACTGGATCTGGGCGTACACGGTGATGGTCCACCCGGCCCACCAGGGCAAGGGCTACGGCCGTGACCTGATGCGGGCGGTCGAGGACGCGGCCCGCACCTTCGACGCCATCGAGGCGATACGGCTCACCTGCCGCGGCGGCACGGGGCTCGAGGACTTCTACGCGTCGTGCGGCTACAAGGAGGTCGGGCGGGTGCCCGACGCGATCCGGGTCGCCGACGGGGACGATCGCGACGACATCACGATGCTGCTCCCCCTGCACTGATCACGTTGCGCTGATCACGTTGCACTGATCGTGCTGCGCTGATCCCCCTGTACTCAGCCCGCTGTACTGATCCCAAACGGCGCATGCTTCACTGGTCGGGCAATTCAGTGAAGGGAAAGGGACCACCGTGTCCGACACCACAGACAGCTCCGGCAGCAGGGTCAGCCCCGCGCTCCGGTACACGCTCATGCGTCTCGGCGTCTTCGCCGGCTGCTTCCTCGTCCTGTGGGGACTGGTGTACCTGAGGGTGCTGCCGCGCGGCCTCGGCGACTCCAACCTGCTGTGGGTGCTGGTCCTCTCCGTCGTGGTCTCCGCGCCGCTCAGTTTCGTCCTCCTGCGCAGGCAGCGCGAGGCGATGTCCGAGCAGATCGTCACCAAGGTCGACCGGGCCAAGTCGCGGCTCGAGGCGAACCGTTCCCAGGAGGACGGCGTCGTCCAGTAGCGGGTGCGGCGAAATGCCATTGCCCGCTGCGGGGACCGGCCGTGAGAATGCGCGCCATGGGACATGTCGAAACCGCCCACATCGAGTACTACCTGCCGGACGGACGGGCGCTGCTCGGCGATGTCTCGTTCCGCGTCGCGGAGGGCACGGCCGCCGCGCTCGTCGGGCCCAACGGCGCGGGCAAGACCACACTGCTGCGGCTGATCGCGGGTGAGCTGACACCGCACGGCGGGACCGTCACGGTCAGCGGCGGACTCGGCGTCATGCCGCAGTTCGTGGGCAGCGTGCGGGACGAGCGGACCGTGCGCGACCTCCTCGTGTCCGTCGCACCGCCGCGTATCAGGCAGGCCGCGAAGGCCGTCGACGAGGCCGAGCACGCCATCATGACGGTCGACGACGAGGCCGCGCAGATGCGCTACGCCCAGGCGCTCGCCGACTGGGCCGAGGTGCAGGGCTACGAGGCCGAGACCGTCTGGGACATGTGCACCACGGCCGCGCTCGGCATCCCGTACGAGAAGGCCCAGTGGCGCCAGGTGCGCACGCTCTCCGGCGGTGAGCAGAAGCGGCTCGTGCTGGAGTACCTCTTCCGCGGCCACGACGAGGTGCTGCTCCTCGACGAGCCCGACAACTACCTGGACGTGCCCGGCAAGCGGTGGCTGGAGGAGCAGATCCGGCAGACCCGCAAGACGGTGCTGTTCATCTCCCACGACCGTGAGCTCCTCGCCCGCGCCGCCGGGCGGATCATCAGCGTCGAGCCCGGCGCCGGCGGAGCCGACGTGTGGGTGCACGGCGGCGGCTTCGCCACGTACCACGAGGCCCGCAAGGAGCGGTTCGCGCGCTTCGACGAACTGCGCCGCCGCTGGGACGAGAAGCACGCCCAGCTGAAGAAGCTGGTGGCGACCCTGCGGCAGGCGGCCGCGGTCAGCCATGAGATGGCGTCGCGGTACGCCGCCGCGCAGACCAGGCTCCGCAAGTTCGAGGAAGCCGGCCCTCCGCCGGAGCCGCCGAGGGAGCAGGACATCCGGATGCGGCTGCGGGGCGGACGCACCGGCGTGCGCGCGATCACCTGCGAGGGCCTGGAGCTGACCGGCCTGATGGCCCCGTTCGACCTGGAGGTCTTCTACGGGGAACGGGTCGCCGTCCTCGGCTCCAACGGCTCCGGGAAGTCCCACTTCCTGCGGCTGCTCGCCGGCGAGGAGGTCGCGCACTCGGGGCTGTGGAAGCTCGGCGCGCGGGTCGTCCCCGGCCATTTCGCGCAGACGCATGCCCACCCCGAGCTGGAGGGGCGGACTCTGCTCGACATCCTGTGGAGCGAGCACTCCCGGGACCGGGGCGCCGCCATGTCAGTCCTGCGGCGGTACGAGCTGACCGGCCAGGCGGAGCAGCGCTTCGACCGCCTCTCGGGCGGGCAGCAGGCCCGCCTCCAGATCCTGCTCCTGGAACTCGCGGGGACGACGGCGCTGCTGCTCGACGAGCCGACGGACAACCTGGACCTGGAGAGCGCGGAGGCGCTCCAGGACGCGCTGGAGGCGTACGACGGGACAGTGCTGGCCGTCACGCACGACCGCTGGTTCGCGCGGAGCTTCGACCGTTACCTCGTGTTCGGGTCGGACGGCCGGCTGCGGGAGACGCCGGAGCCGGTGTGGGACGAGCGGCGGGTCGACCGGGTCCGCTGACGGCGGACCCCTGATACGGGACGGCGGATTTGCGCCATGGCGTGTTCCTGTCTCAAAGCAGGGCTTTGAGGTTCTCAAAGTTCAAGTGTTAACGTGTTGCGCATGACGACAGCAGCAGTGCGCTCTCACACAGCCATGGGCATCCCGCTCGTGGCGCGCCTGCACGTCGATCTGTGCCGCTGTATGTCCGCGGTCTGTTGCCGATCGGTCTGACCCCGGCATCGCAGCGGCGCCGTCCCGGGCGCCGCACCCCTGTCCCCGTACGTCCCCGTATTTCCGTACGCCCTCATGGAGTGTGTCCGTGTCCGCGAACCCCGCGACGCCCACCACCACGCGCACCAGCCGCATACCCTCGGTCCCCTTCTGGGCCCAGATCGTCGCAGGTCTGCTCCTCGGCGCCCTGCTCGGCTGGCTCGCCCGCAGCCAGGACATCAGCTGGCTCTACACCACCCTCGAGAAGGTCGGCGACATCTTCGTCCAGCTGCTGAAGCTGGCCGTCGCCCCGCTCGTCTTCTTCGCGATCCTGGTGTCGATCACCAATCTGCGGAAGGTCAACAACGCGGCCCGGCTGGCCGGTCGCACCCTGCTGTGGTTCATGATCACCTCGCTGATCGCGGTCGTGATCGGCATCGGTATCGGTCTGCTGACCGACCCGGGCGCAGGCACCGGCCTCACCCCCAAGGACGGCCAGAAGCCGGAGCACGCGGGCTCCTGGATCGACTTCCTGACCGGCATCGTCCCGACGGACGTCATCACCCCCTTCACCGAGCTGAACGTCCTTCAGATCGTCTTCATGGCCGCCGTCGCCGGTATCGCCGCGCTCAAGCTGGGCGACCGCGCCAAGCCGGTCCTCGCGTTCAGCGAGGCCGTCCTGGAACTGCTCCAGAAGGCCCTGTGGTGGGTCATCCGCCTCGCCCCCATCGGCACCGTCGGCCTCATCGGCTACGCCATCGCCGACTACGGCTGGGACCTCATCGGCAAGTACGCGACCTTCACCGCCGACGTCTACATCGGCTGCGCGCTGGTCATGTTCGGCGTGTACCCGCTGCTGCTCGCCACGGCCGCCCGGGTCAACCCGGTCCAGTTCTTCAAGGGCGCCTGGCCCGCCATCCAGCTGGCCTTCGTCTCCCGCTCCTCCGTCGGCACGATGCCGGTCACGGTCAAGGTCACCGAGCGCCTCGGCGTGCCGAAGGAGTACACCTCCTTCGCCGTCCCGTTCGGCGCCACGACCAAGATGGACGGCTGCGCCGCGATCTACCCGGCGCTCGCCGCGATCTTCATCGCGCAGATCTTCGGCGTCGAGCTCGGCATCCAGGAGTACCTGCTGATCGCCTTCGTCTCGGTCGTAGGCTCCGCGGCCACCGCGGGCCTCACCGGCGCGACGGTCATGCTGACGCTGACCCTCTCCACGCTGGGCCTCCCGCTGGAGGGCGTGGGCCTGCTGATGGCGATCGACCCGGTCCTCGACATGATGCGCACGGCCACGAACGTCGCCGGCCAAGCCCTGATCCCGGTCATCGTCGCGGCCCGCGAGAACATCCTCGACCGCGAGGCGTACGACGCGGCGTCATCGTCGCCGATCGACGAGGCGGACGCGGACGCGCCCGCCCGCGAGGCGGAGCAGAAGGCGGCCGTCCCGGTGCCTGCGTAAGTGCCGTCACAGAAGTGGGGGGTGCGGAGATATTCGCACCCCCCACTTCTGTCTGGGGCCTACTGGCCCGTGGCCTGCCACATCGCCAAGGCGAGAGCGGTGCACGAAGTCACCGCGGCCAGAGAAGGGAGCGGCCAGCGGTTTCGTTCCAGGGCGTCAAGGCGTCTTTCGTGCTCGTCCAGGAGCTTGTCGGCTTGATCGGCCCGCTGGAGCAGCAGGGCCAAGTCGCCGCGAGTGGTGGCGAAGCCGACATCAACGGAGCTGCGAAGTCGCTCCAGCTCTACGGCGACGCCTGCGGCGGTCTCCTCGTCCGTCGTCATCCTTCCTCTCTTTCCGCAGCCACGACGGCTCCACTCTCACATGGATCGAACTGGTGTTCAATGACGTATGGCGAACGCATGTTCGATTGAGTCTGACGTGTTCCCCAGGGGCGATCAGTTGCTGCCGTGATCGCCGACTCGCCCCTGTGGACGGCCTGTTGGGGCACAATCATGGGTGCGGCTTGCTGCCGCACAGGGTGAACTCGGGGGAGTACACGGTGAATCGTCGCCTGTCCCTGGCGCTGGCCGGGGGATGCGCCAACGCTCAGGCGATGTTCCTGTTCGCGTTCCATCCCGTGCTCGGGCGCATGTCGGTCGGTGATGCGCAGCGCCTGGCCGAGAGGGACGTCCGGCTGTTCGGTCTGGACTTCGACGGCTTCGCGGTGAAGGACTACAGCCGGCTCGACGGGTGGCTTCCGCAGGCGGTCTTCGTCGTCCTGAGCGCGGTGTTGACGTACGCGGTGTTACGGGCGGCGCCGGGAGTCCGGCCGTGCCTCCGCACGGCCCTGGCCCTGCTCGGTGCCATGCTGCTGGCCGCGGGAGTCGCGGAGCTGCTGGGGCCGGTGCTGGATCCGGAATGGCATCGGGCCGTTCTGACCGACGACGAGTGGGTCCTCAGGGCCCATGTCGATCAAGTGGCGTCTGCACCCGTGCAGTTCGCGCTCTGTATCGTCCTGGTGCCGCTCGTCTCGTGGGGGGTGATGTGGCTGCTGCGGAGCTGGCCGCCGGTACGGGCGCTTGTGGGGAACGCGGATGCTGCTGACGGCGGTGGGCAGCAGACGGCGTCGGCCTCTGGCCTGCCGCGCCGACGGCGGGACGTGGTCTTCGCCGGGTTGATCCCGGTGGTGCTGCTGGCGATCGCCGGCGGGCCGGTGCTGCGGCACTCCGCCGTTCGGCGTCTGGAGTCGCCCTCCGTCACCTTCGATCCCGACCTGTGGCTTCCGTACCGTCCTCCGGCCTGGGCGGAGAAGTGGAGCGGTGTTCTCTACCCGGCGCTGCGCATGCGTCCGCTCAGTACCGAGGAGTCCGCCGCGTGGGCTGCGACGCTCGGAGTGTGCCTCGTCCTGCTCGTCGTGCTCGCGGTGGCACTCCATGCGGTGGTCGGACCGGTGGCGCACGGGAGGCCGCTGCGTCTGTTCCTGGGGTGCTGGTACGCGACCCTGCTCGCTGCCGTGGCTGCCGCGTTCGTGGAGAGCGGACTCCTGCAAGGGGCGGCCCCGCGACCGGATGCCACGGAATTCGTCCGCCCCTTCGATGCGGCGATCGGCGACGCCGTCCGCTTCGGCACGGCCTGGGGGTGGACGACGGGGGCCGCGTGCCTGGCGGCGGTCCTGGTGATGAAGCGCCGCAGGCGCCGCGCGGAGCCGAGTGGAGTGGAGGGCGACTGAGCCGTGCCGAACAACCGGAACGACCGGAACAACCGATCGGCGACCCGCAGGACCGGGGCGCTCACCCGGCTGAGCGTCCGCAGGGGCAGCCGGACCCGTCCGGAGCCGGCGGGCGGTCCGGACCGGCTGCGGTATCTGAGAAGCCCCGCCACATGGCTGGCCGGCATTCTGCTCGCGGTGGCGACCGTGACCTTCCAGGACGTGCTGACCGGCGCCGTGACGGCGGTCCTTCCGCTCGACCGGCTGCCGGACCGGCTCTCGCCGCAGAACGCCATCGAGGTGGTCGAGGTCAAGGACGTCAAGACGACCGGTCTGTTCCTGGTCCGCGGCGACGTGGACGGGCGCGTTCTCGAAGCGGTGGGCTCCGGTGGGTCGGGGAGGGGCGAGGAGGGTGTCGTCGACGTCCGCGACGCCAGGTGGATGGTCACTCTGCAAGGACGCGCCAACCAGCAGGTCAGGATCACCGACATCGTTCCCGAGGTGGAGGGCGGTACGTGCTCGTCGCCGCTCACCGGCAACCTCGTGGACGCGCCCAGCCAGGGTGTCGAGAAAGCCATTGCGCTCAAGCTCGCCATCGACGAGCCCGCACCGAGGCTCATGGTGCCCAAGGAGAAGGAGACGGACGCGGAGGAGCCGTACTTCACGGGCCCCGAACCCCGGCACATCACGCTGGACCAGAACGAGAGCGAGGCGTTCCTCATCGAGGCGACGTCCGCCAGCGGCTACTGCCGCTGGCGTTACCGAGTCCACTACCAAGTGGGCGGCAGCACGGCGGAGATGGTGCTCAGCCGGTCGGGCGGGAAGCCCTTCGAGCTGACCGGCCCACTGGCCGATGCGAGCGGCTACCGGTCCGTCCACTACCGCTCCTTCGGGTGCTCCGACTCCGTGACGTGGCTCACGGGGACGGGCGAGGAGTACGTGCGCGCGGGCGACATGCTGCCCTGCCCGCCGAGCTGACCGCCGGACATCGGGCGGCGCGAGTGACCGCCGCCGGGCCGGCCGCCGCGGATGCGGGGCCCGTGGGGCGAACCTAGACTGGCGGGGCCATGGAGTACGTCCTGAATGAGGGGATCTGTGCCATGTCGAAGCGAGGCAACAAGAGGCGTGCCCGTAAGGGCAAGAAGGCCAATCACGGCAAGCGTCCCAACGCCTGACCCCCGCCGGTCCTGCGTGAGCGCCCCGGCTCCCTTCGGAGCCGGGGCGCTTTTGCGGGGCCGTAGGCTTACCGGCGGGTAGACCGCGGGTGGGGAGGAAGGCCGGAATGGGCGCTGTGGGAGCCGGGCGGAGCGGGAAGCGGATGCCGCGCGCCGTGCGGGAGCGGCAGATGCTGGACGCCGCGGTGCGCACGTTCGGGCAGCGCGGGTACCGGGCGGCGTCGATGGACGAGATCGCCGAGCTGGCGGGGGTGTCCAAGCCGCTGGTCTATCTGTATCTGAACTCTAAGGAGGACCTGTTCACGGCGTGCATCCGGCGCGAGGCCGGGGCGCTGGTCGAGGCGGTGCGGGCCGCGGTGGAGCCGGGACTGCCCGCCGACCGGCAGCTGTGGGAGGGGCTTTCGGCGTTCTTCCGGCACACCGCGGAGCACCCGGACGCGTGGGCGGTGCTGCACCGGCAGGCGCGGACGCACGGCGAGCCGTTCGCCGCCGAAGTGGCGGTGATGCGGGACGAGATCGTGGCGTTCGTGACCGGGCTGATCGGGGCCGCCGCGCGGGAGGCCCACGGGGACGGGGAACTCGCCGACCGGGATGTCGCCGGGCTCGCGCAGGCGCTGGTGGGGGCGGCGGAGTCGCTCGCGGGATGGGCGAACGAGACCCCCGGTGTCTCCGCGAAGGAGGCCGCGGCGACGCTGATGAACTTCGCCTGGGCGGGCCTCGGCAACCTCATGCGGGGCGAGCGGTGGTCGCCGTCCGGCCGGTGAGGTGGACGCGGCCGTTCCGAGGGTCCCGCAGCTCGAAGACGCCCTCGTCACCCTCGTCACCCTCACCCCCCACGGCGTACTCGACGGTGCCGGGCAGCAGGACCGGGGCCCTGAACTCCGCCTCGGCGTAGCCGATCCCGCCTGGGTGCGGCCGTTCGGCCAGACAGCGGGCGAACGTCCACATGCCGTGCGCGACGGCCCGGCGGAAGCCGAAGGCGCGGGCGGTGAGCGCGTACAGATGGATGGGGTTGCGGTCGCCCGACGCGGCGGCGTACCGGCGCCCGAGGTCTGCGGGGAGCGGCCACCGTGCCTGGGCGGTCGTCGTCCCGGCCGTCGCTTCGGGCGGCGTCGTGCGTACCCCGTCCGCGCGGGCGTGCCGGTACAGGTAGCGGCTGCGCGACTCCCATACGAGCTCGCCGCCTTCGCCGCCCTCCCTGCCTTCGCTGCCCGCATCGCCTTCGCCGCCGAGCCGGGCTTCGGTCACCAACGTCACCTCCGTACCGCGCCGGTGCGGGCTCAGCCCGGCCGCGTACACGGTGAGGGCGGGGGAGTCGGTGGGCAGCAGCGGCCGGTGCCGGACGATCTCGATGTACGTGTGCACCAGCCCGAGCAGCGGCAGCGGGAACGCCCGCCCGGCCATCAGCCGCATCGCGAGCGGGAAGCCGAGGACGTGCGGGTACGTGAGCGGGAGCGCGCCGCTCTCGGAGAAGCCGCAGACGCGTGCGTACGCGGCGAGGCGCCCCGCGTCGACCGTCGCGGCCGGCACCACGAGCCGCGTCCGCGGCAGGGCGGCGCCGTCCCGCACACGGCACTTGAGCGGCGACGCGAGGGCTCCGCGCAGGAGGACGGGGCCGAGCGCGGGTGGTGCGGGCAGGGTGAGGGTCTCCATGGGCGTACTCACGCTCCCAGCAGGGACTGGCCGCAGACGCGGATCACCTGGCCGTTCACCGCGGCCGATGCCGGGTGGGACAGCCAGGCCGTCGTCTCCGCCACGTCGTCCGGGAGGCCGCCCTGGGCGAGGGAGTTCATGCGCCTGCCGGCCTCACGGATGAGGAAGGGGACCGCGGCGGTCATCCGGGTCTCGATGAAGCCGGGGGCCACGGCGTTGAGGGTCACGCCGTGGTCCGCGGCCGCGCGGGGGGCCAGGGAGCGGACCATGCCGATGATTCC from Streptomyces formicae includes these protein-coding regions:
- a CDS encoding Lrp/AsnC family transcriptional regulator; this translates as MDAVDRQLIQALRENGRASYAELGRLVGLSGPSVTDRINRLEAAGVITGYRATVDAASLGLGVTALIGISLSDAADHEDVARRLRDLAEIEDCWFIAGDDSYMLKVRASDVDGLEKTIRRLSGTKGVSRTRTTIVLSTKWENRVGDLPEEEG
- the mqnE gene encoding aminofutalosine synthase MqnE, which encodes MGGGLMTASVQDVGFKRELEDKVRAGERLTREDGIALYESDDLAWLGGLAHEVRTRKNGDVVHFNVNRHLNMTNVCTASCAYCSFQRKPGEKDAYTMRIEEAVRLAKAMENDNLTELHIVNGLHPNLPWRYYPRSLSELKKALPNVSLKAFTATEIHHFETISGLSASEILDELIDAGLESLTGGGAEIFDWEVRRHIVDHRTHWEDWSRIHRLAHEKGLKTPCTMLYGHIEEPRHRVDHVLRLRELQDETGGFQVFIPLRYQHDFVDMQDGKVRNKLQARTTMATGAEALKTFAVSRLLFDNVQHVKVFWVMHGVQTAQLALQHGADDMDGSVVEYKITHDADNYGTPNKLTRDDLLELIRDAGFRPVERNTRYEIIREYPGPDPERRESPQPMRV
- a CDS encoding GNAT family N-acetyltransferase; the encoded protein is MTLEFRLDPPVGPELRDGVLALWTEVSNAGGAVGFVPPVTPEDVRPAWLKHLADMTEGRTRLVAGYDATGTVAATAFLTHNTHRLMRHWIWAYTVMVHPAHQGKGYGRDLMRAVEDAARTFDAIEAIRLTCRGGTGLEDFYASCGYKEVGRVPDAIRVADGDDRDDITMLLPLH
- a CDS encoding DUF4229 domain-containing protein, yielding MRLGVFAGCFLVLWGLVYLRVLPRGLGDSNLLWVLVLSVVVSAPLSFVLLRRQREAMSEQIVTKVDRAKSRLEANRSQEDGVVQ
- a CDS encoding ABC-F family ATP-binding cassette domain-containing protein, with the protein product MGHVETAHIEYYLPDGRALLGDVSFRVAEGTAAALVGPNGAGKTTLLRLIAGELTPHGGTVTVSGGLGVMPQFVGSVRDERTVRDLLVSVAPPRIRQAAKAVDEAEHAIMTVDDEAAQMRYAQALADWAEVQGYEAETVWDMCTTAALGIPYEKAQWRQVRTLSGGEQKRLVLEYLFRGHDEVLLLDEPDNYLDVPGKRWLEEQIRQTRKTVLFISHDRELLARAAGRIISVEPGAGGADVWVHGGGFATYHEARKERFARFDELRRRWDEKHAQLKKLVATLRQAAAVSHEMASRYAAAQTRLRKFEEAGPPPEPPREQDIRMRLRGGRTGVRAITCEGLELTGLMAPFDLEVFYGERVAVLGSNGSGKSHFLRLLAGEEVAHSGLWKLGARVVPGHFAQTHAHPELEGRTLLDILWSEHSRDRGAAMSVLRRYELTGQAEQRFDRLSGGQQARLQILLLELAGTTALLLDEPTDNLDLESAEALQDALEAYDGTVLAVTHDRWFARSFDRYLVFGSDGRLRETPEPVWDERRVDRVR
- a CDS encoding dicarboxylate/amino acid:cation symporter; amino-acid sequence: MSANPATPTTTRTSRIPSVPFWAQIVAGLLLGALLGWLARSQDISWLYTTLEKVGDIFVQLLKLAVAPLVFFAILVSITNLRKVNNAARLAGRTLLWFMITSLIAVVIGIGIGLLTDPGAGTGLTPKDGQKPEHAGSWIDFLTGIVPTDVITPFTELNVLQIVFMAAVAGIAALKLGDRAKPVLAFSEAVLELLQKALWWVIRLAPIGTVGLIGYAIADYGWDLIGKYATFTADVYIGCALVMFGVYPLLLATAARVNPVQFFKGAWPAIQLAFVSRSSVGTMPVTVKVTERLGVPKEYTSFAVPFGATTKMDGCAAIYPALAAIFIAQIFGVELGIQEYLLIAFVSVVGSAATAGLTGATVMLTLTLSTLGLPLEGVGLLMAIDPVLDMMRTATNVAGQALIPVIVAARENILDREAYDAASSSPIDEADADAPAREAEQKAAVPVPA
- a CDS encoding 50S ribosomal protein bL37; amino-acid sequence: MSKRGNKRRARKGKKANHGKRPNA
- a CDS encoding TetR/AcrR family transcriptional regulator translates to MGAVGAGRSGKRMPRAVRERQMLDAAVRTFGQRGYRAASMDEIAELAGVSKPLVYLYLNSKEDLFTACIRREAGALVEAVRAAVEPGLPADRQLWEGLSAFFRHTAEHPDAWAVLHRQARTHGEPFAAEVAVMRDEIVAFVTGLIGAAAREAHGDGELADRDVAGLAQALVGAAESLAGWANETPGVSAKEAAATLMNFAWAGLGNLMRGERWSPSGR
- a CDS encoding MaoC family dehydratase, yielding METLTLPAPPALGPVLLRGALASPLKCRVRDGAALPRTRLVVPAATVDAGRLAAYARVCGFSESGALPLTYPHVLGFPLAMRLMAGRAFPLPLLGLVHTYIEIVRHRPLLPTDSPALTVYAAGLSPHRRGTEVTLVTEARLGGEGDAGSEGREGGEGGELVWESRSRYLYRHARADGVRTTPPEATAGTTTAQARWPLPADLGRRYAAASGDRNPIHLYALTARAFGFRRAVAHGMWTFARCLAERPHPGGIGYAEAEFRAPVLLPGTVEYAVGGEGDEGDEGVFELRDPRNGRVHLTGRTATTARPA